The Nitrososphaerales archaeon DNA window AGCGGAAGTGGACGGAAGGCCGGTGGCGATGAACAGGGTCCGGTTCATGGAAGACGGCTCGGCCTGGCTCGAGGGCGTCAGGGTACACCCAGAATTCAGGAGGATGGGGCTGGCTTCGATGCTCGGCCGCAACTCGATGAACATCGCGCTGAGAAGGGGAATCAGGCTCTACAGGCTGACGAGCGGCTCGGCCAACAAACCTGCACACAAGCAAGTGGCCAAGATGGGGTTCAAGGCTGTAGCAAGAATGAGCGTTTACATTTCAGGGGAGAAGGCGAGGTTCTCGCAGCAGAAGGGAGTCAGAAGGGCGAAGAAAGAGGACGTCCCAGCCCTAGAGCGCGCAATAAGGAAGTCGAAAGAGTACGCCATCGGTTCCGGAGTGTACTGGGACTCGTTCACCGCGACCTCGATGACTCCGCACGTGCTCGCGAGGTTGGCGGAGGAGGGCTCGGTCTACCTCTCAGAAAGCGCTGTGGCCATTGCAAAGCTTGGTGGAGAGGGCTCGGACAGGTGGAGGCAGGTTTGTTTCGCTACGGGCACCCCGGAGGACATCATGAGGGTAGTAGGGCACGTCTTCGGAAAGAAGGAGAAGTGGAGGGCATCGCGGAAATGGGTTTATGCTCCCTCACGCACTCCCCTAGTCTCAGCGCTCTCCAAAGCGGGATTCCGCAGGTGGGGCACCCTCTTGCTTTTCGAAGCCAGAGCTCCCAAGAGTTAAAACTGACAGGAGGATAAGCAACAGTATGCAACGAAACGTGAACAGAGTGGCTGTACTGGGTGCTGGCCTGATGGGCCACGGGATAGCTCAGATGGCTTCCCAGGTCGGGGGATACGAGGTAACGCTCCTTGATGTGAAACAGGAGTTCGTTGACCGCGGCATGAAGATGATCTCTGACAGCCTGGCGAAGTTCGTCGAGCGTGGTAAGCTGACAAAGGACCAGGCGGCAGCCGTGCTCTCCAAGATCCATCCCACCACGGACCTCGCACGCGCAGTGGGGGGGAGCCAGCTCGTCATCGAGGCAGCGACCGAGGACCCGAAGCTGAAACTCGAGCTCTACAAAAAAGTCTCGGAACTGGCCGACGCGGACGCTGTACTCGCTTCCAACACTTCCTCCATCAGCATCACGATGCTCGGTGCTGCTACGAAGCATCCTGAGAATGTCTGCGGGATGCACTTCTTCAACCCGCCACAGCTGATGCCTCTGGTCGAGGTAACCAGGGGGAACAAGACCTCGGACGAGACGATAGACCTGGTCAGGAGCGTCTCCGCGAAGATGGGGAAGGAGACAGTGCTCTGCAAGAAGGACTCGCCTGGCTTCATCGTCAACAGGATACTCGTGCCGGCGCTGAACGAGGCGGTCTTCCTGGTCCAAGAAGGCGTAGCAGACCCGGAGGATATTGACAAGGCAGTGAAGCTGGGCCTTAACTGGCCAATGGGGCCGCTGCAGCTTCTCGACTACGTCGGGTTGGACACGACCTTCAACATCACGCAGGTGTTCATGGAGGAGTTCCAAGATGGAAAATACCGCGCAGCTCCCCTCTTGCGCCAAATGGTTAGAGCAGGAATGCTAGGTAGGAAGTCTGGCAGGGGCTTCTACGAATGGGGTGCCCCGGGCGCGACTAAAACGAAATAAGCTTCTCCCGAAGATCGTCCGGGATTGCGACAGACTTCCCTGACCTGTCGATTAGGGCGTGGACGGTGTGCCCTGTGCAGAGGAGCGTCATTTCAGGCAGCTTGTAGATCTCGTTCTCGAACCTGATGCTTGCACGACCGATGCTCGCGACCTTCGTCTTAACCAGGACCTCGTCGTCAAAGCGAGCCGAAGCTTTGTAGTCCGCGTGGGCCTGGACGACAGGGATGTGGTAACCTCTCTGCTCCCAGTCCTTGTAGGGGAGCCCAGCGTCCCTCAGGAGGCCTATCCTCCCGACCTCCATCCAGACGAGGAACTTCCCGTAGTAGACGACCTGCATCGTGTCAGTCTCCTCGAACCTCACCCTCAGTCGCTGTTCGTGCCAAGGATTCAAGAGGGTCGGCACGATTCGCACCGCTTTTTAACATGGTGGAGGCTTCATTACGCGAAGGGTTACGCGGCGCAGGCTTTTTTACAACCACGACTCCGCGTCGGCGACATGGGTTACGAGACACTTGTGGTCTCCAGGGAGGAGTCCCTCGGCATCATCACTCTGAACCGGCCAGAAGCGATGAACGCCCTGAACGCCAAGATGGTCTCTGAGTTGATCCAGGCTTTGGGAGAGTTCGAGAAGGACGAAGGGGTGAGGTGCGTCGTCCTGGCCGGGAGCGAGAAGGCGTTCTCCGCTGGGGCCGACATCAAGGAGATGGCAGACAAGACGGCCGTCCAGATGGCGATGACGGGGCACTTCTTCCCTCTCTGGGACAAGGTGGGGAGGCATCCCAAACCGATTGTGGGAGCGCTCAGCGGTTACGTCCTCGGCGGCGGGCTCGAGCTCGCCATGAGCTGCGACGTGCTCGTTGCCTCCGAGACTACGCAGCTGGGTCAGCCAGAGATAGACATAGGGGTGATGCCGGGAGGGGGCGGGACGCAGAGGCTCACGAGAGCTGTGGGCAAGTACAA harbors:
- a CDS encoding GNAT family N-acetyltransferase produces the protein MGTTIREARRSDKAPLMSFIKDIWGGHDYIPKVWDEWLRDKGAKMFVAEVDGRPVAMNRVRFMEDGSAWLEGVRVHPEFRRMGLASMLGRNSMNIALRRGIRLYRLTSGSANKPAHKQVAKMGFKAVARMSVYISGEKARFSQQKGVRRAKKEDVPALERAIRKSKEYAIGSGVYWDSFTATSMTPHVLARLAEEGSVYLSESAVAIAKLGGEGSDRWRQVCFATGTPEDIMRVVGHVFGKKEKWRASRKWVYAPSRTPLVSALSKAGFRRWGTLLLFEARAPKS
- a CDS encoding 3-hydroxyacyl-CoA dehydrogenase family protein is translated as MQRNVNRVAVLGAGLMGHGIAQMASQVGGYEVTLLDVKQEFVDRGMKMISDSLAKFVERGKLTKDQAAAVLSKIHPTTDLARAVGGSQLVIEAATEDPKLKLELYKKVSELADADAVLASNTSSISITMLGAATKHPENVCGMHFFNPPQLMPLVEVTRGNKTSDETIDLVRSVSAKMGKETVLCKKDSPGFIVNRILVPALNEAVFLVQEGVADPEDIDKAVKLGLNWPMGPLQLLDYVGLDTTFNITQVFMEEFQDGKYRAAPLLRQMVRAGMLGRKSGRGFYEWGAPGATKTK
- a CDS encoding acyl-CoA thioesterase, giving the protein MNPWHEQRLRVRFEETDTMQVVYYGKFLVWMEVGRIGLLRDAGLPYKDWEQRGYHIPVVQAHADYKASARFDDEVLVKTKVASIGRASIRFENEIYKLPEMTLLCTGHTVHALIDRSGKSVAIPDDLREKLISF
- a CDS encoding enoyl-CoA hydratase-related protein, whose translation is MGYETLVVSREESLGIITLNRPEAMNALNAKMVSELIQALGEFEKDEGVRCVVLAGSEKAFSAGADIKEMADKTAVQMAMTGHFFPLWDKVGRHPKPIVGALSGYVLGGGLELAMSCDVLVASETTQLGQPEIDIGVMPGGGGTQRLTRAVGKYKAMEMILTGRRIGAEEARTLGLVSKVVPKEAYLTEAKKVANEIASKSPVAVKLAKMAVNKAFEMGLSNGIDFERELFYLLFASEDKKEGMKAFTEKRKPEFKGK